Proteins found in one Sporosarcina sp. FSL K6-3457 genomic segment:
- a CDS encoding bifunctional homocysteine S-methyltransferase/methylenetetrahydrofolate reductase: MANLLETMKERILIGDGAMGTLLYTNGVDRCFEELNLTHPERVLHVHQAYIEAGADVIQTNTYGANYIKLARYGLENSVEKINKTAVDIAKKAAGKNTFILGTIGGIHGSKTLIGTKEEIEQSFKQQLQCLLTEGVDGILLETYYDFDELTTVLNIARQATDIPIITNVSMHEAGVLQNGLALADALQQLEALGADVVGVNCGSGPYHILKALEEVPLPKKALLAAYPNASFPSYTDGKLTYENEPDYFGKLALNFREEGVGLLGGCCGTTPAHIRALVEGLTNRAHVQDKQVKAHDAKVNVTDSKALDKPTLLETVQKRHSIIVELDAPKHLNTATFFEGAQALHDVGVDAITLADNSLASPRICNASMGSLVKQRIGATPLVHITCRDRNLIGLQSHLMGLHTMGITELLAITGDPTKIGDFPGATSVFDMTSFELISMIKQFNEGISWSGKSLQQKTSFTVAAAFNPNVRHIDRAVQRMERKIEAGADYFITQPVYSPEKIIELYEATKHIQSPIYIGIMPLTSSQNAEFLHNEVPGIKLTDEVRARMGLFAGDREQSTREGIALAKELIDVALEHFHGIYLITPFMRYDMTVDLTKYINEKVGAGVTKKVEQAGSVVY; encoded by the coding sequence TTGGCAAATTTACTTGAGACGATGAAAGAACGCATTTTAATAGGTGATGGCGCGATGGGAACATTGCTGTACACAAACGGGGTAGATCGTTGTTTTGAGGAATTAAACCTGACACATCCTGAACGAGTGCTCCACGTTCATCAAGCTTACATCGAGGCAGGGGCGGATGTGATTCAAACCAATACATATGGCGCCAACTATATAAAATTAGCACGTTATGGACTAGAAAATAGTGTTGAAAAAATCAATAAGACGGCTGTTGATATTGCGAAAAAAGCTGCCGGTAAAAATACGTTTATTCTCGGAACAATTGGCGGTATTCATGGTTCGAAAACGCTGATAGGTACAAAGGAAGAAATTGAGCAGAGCTTTAAGCAACAGCTACAATGCCTACTTACTGAAGGTGTGGACGGCATTCTATTAGAAACTTATTACGATTTTGATGAATTAACAACCGTGCTCAATATTGCACGTCAAGCAACAGATATCCCGATTATTACAAATGTCTCGATGCATGAAGCAGGCGTGCTACAAAATGGTTTGGCACTCGCGGATGCCCTGCAACAGCTGGAAGCATTAGGTGCTGACGTTGTTGGAGTCAATTGTGGATCAGGGCCTTATCATATACTGAAAGCATTAGAGGAAGTTCCATTGCCAAAGAAAGCCTTATTGGCTGCGTATCCGAATGCGAGTTTCCCGAGCTATACAGATGGCAAATTGACGTATGAAAATGAACCCGATTATTTCGGCAAACTGGCGCTTAATTTCCGTGAGGAAGGTGTCGGTTTACTAGGGGGATGCTGTGGTACGACTCCGGCGCATATTCGCGCATTGGTAGAGGGCTTAACGAATCGTGCGCATGTGCAAGACAAACAAGTGAAAGCGCATGATGCGAAAGTGAATGTGACGGATTCGAAGGCACTCGACAAACCAACTTTGCTTGAAACGGTGCAAAAGAGACATTCGATAATTGTAGAGTTGGATGCGCCGAAGCATTTAAATACGGCTACATTTTTTGAAGGGGCACAGGCGCTTCATGATGTAGGTGTGGACGCCATTACATTAGCGGATAATTCCCTGGCATCACCAAGAATTTGTAATGCCTCGATGGGGTCATTGGTGAAACAAAGAATTGGCGCAACACCACTTGTTCATATCACGTGTCGTGATCGAAACCTCATTGGCTTGCAGTCGCATCTTATGGGCTTGCATACAATGGGCATTACAGAATTACTGGCGATTACAGGAGATCCAACGAAAATCGGTGATTTCCCAGGCGCAACATCCGTTTTTGATATGACTTCATTTGAATTAATTTCAATGATTAAGCAGTTTAATGAGGGAATATCATGGTCTGGTAAGTCATTGCAACAGAAAACATCCTTTACAGTGGCAGCGGCGTTTAACCCGAATGTGCGTCATATCGACCGTGCTGTGCAAAGAATGGAGAGGAAAATCGAAGCGGGTGCAGATTATTTCATTACCCAACCGGTTTATAGTCCAGAGAAAATTATTGAGTTGTATGAGGCAACAAAACATATTCAGTCACCTATTTATATTGGAATTATGCCGCTAACTTCGTCACAAAATGCAGAGTTTCTTCACAATGAAGTGCCGGGCATTAAACTGACAGATGAAGTCCGGGCAAGAATGGGACTGTTTGCGGGAGATCGTGAGCAATCGACGCGAGAAGGCATAGCCCTTGCGAAGGAATTGATAGATGTGGCGTTAGAGCATTTCCATGGAATCTATTTAATCACGCCGTTTATGCGTTATGATATGACGGTCGATTTGACGAAATATATCAATGAAAAAGTGGGCGCGGGTGTGACGAAAAAAGTAGAACAAGCAGGTAGTGTTGTCTACTGA
- a CDS encoding diguanylate cyclase domain-containing protein — MDELTNFRIGVNPTIDEYQLIWENTNDAILILRNDGAIVQANPALKDILGWSLVEVEGVSRPPFFMDDFTSADHQKQLNVLRKGESTLYFETKRKHKDGTIKDVLASYRAINKDDVLAVAMYKDITREKHTQRQLTVTESCYRTLVEYSPDAILVQNDDALTFANPEAVKLLGAKNVDQLIGKAIWDFIEPTDEEDRSRVIDALKSLEAVKTEPMIEKLVRFDGTTIWVEMIAIPVQHEGERVIQAILRDITVRKYYEDQLTYMATYDPMTGVVNRSSFIDALEKAVEQKDAFAVLYLDLDKFKTINDSLGHAVGDELLIQFAGKMTDNIRSEDVVGRIGGDEFLILLQDMNPQKVEKIVSRMLKHFSEPYVIAGQEVLATSSIGIAMYPADGADVATLMDNADQALYKAKEKRNHFEFYRA; from the coding sequence ATGGACGAACTAACGAATTTCAGGATAGGGGTAAATCCAACAATCGATGAATATCAACTCATTTGGGAAAATACCAATGATGCTATTTTAATATTACGCAATGATGGTGCAATTGTTCAAGCAAATCCTGCTTTAAAGGACATCTTAGGTTGGAGTCTGGTGGAAGTTGAAGGGGTTTCAAGACCGCCATTTTTTATGGACGACTTTACGTCAGCAGATCATCAGAAGCAACTCAATGTTTTGAGAAAAGGCGAGAGTACGCTTTATTTTGAAACGAAACGTAAGCATAAGGATGGCACCATAAAAGATGTGTTGGCCTCCTATCGTGCTATTAATAAGGATGATGTGTTAGCTGTCGCGATGTATAAAGACATTACGAGGGAAAAGCATACGCAACGTCAGCTGACCGTTACTGAGAGCTGTTACAGAACTTTAGTAGAATATTCTCCGGATGCAATTTTAGTGCAAAATGATGATGCGCTAACTTTTGCTAATCCAGAGGCGGTTAAACTTCTTGGCGCTAAAAATGTAGATCAGCTCATCGGCAAGGCAATCTGGGATTTTATTGAACCGACGGATGAGGAAGATAGGAGTCGAGTCATTGATGCATTGAAAAGTTTAGAAGCGGTGAAAACGGAGCCGATGATTGAAAAGCTTGTTCGATTTGATGGCACAACAATATGGGTAGAAATGATTGCAATCCCCGTTCAGCATGAGGGAGAGAGGGTCATTCAGGCTATATTGCGAGATATAACGGTTCGGAAATATTATGAGGATCAGTTAACGTATATGGCTACCTATGATCCGATGACAGGGGTTGTCAATAGAAGCTCATTCATTGATGCGCTGGAGAAAGCTGTTGAACAAAAGGATGCCTTTGCAGTGTTATATCTCGATTTGGATAAATTTAAGACCATCAATGATTCGCTAGGACATGCTGTTGGGGATGAACTGCTTATCCAATTTGCGGGTAAGATGACAGACAATATTCGTAGTGAAGATGTAGTCGGTCGAATCGGTGGCGATGAATTTCTTATTTTATTGCAAGATATGAATCCACAAAAAGTAGAGAAAATTGTAAGTAGAATGTTGAAGCATTTTAGTGAGCCCTATGTAATTGCAGGACAAGAAGTGTTGGCGACGTCTAGTATTGGTATTGCGATGTATCCAGCAGACGGTGCTGATGTGGCAACATTAATGGATAACGCTGACCAAGCCTTGTACAAGGCTAAGGAAAAACGCAATCACTTTGAATTTTACCGGGCGTAA
- a CDS encoding MarR family winged helix-turn-helix transcriptional regulator has translation MTEPILDKTFLSARNKRLGLLVWFRLSRFYNLSMRQTNQHLKQWDLSTAQFDVLVQIGLHQPITQQQLAGKLEVTKGNIAQLLKKMEALGWITRDQQWKTKYISLTEAGCCLYAEVVPQQEQFQASQFCGLNREEQVQLLNLLKKIQRTIENEEE, from the coding sequence ATGACAGAACCAATTCTTGATAAGACATTTTTGTCGGCCAGAAACAAGCGTCTCGGTCTTCTTGTGTGGTTCCGGTTATCCCGATTTTACAATTTAAGCATGCGCCAAACAAATCAGCATCTAAAGCAATGGGATTTATCGACCGCCCAGTTCGATGTACTTGTTCAAATTGGTTTGCATCAGCCGATTACGCAGCAACAATTGGCTGGAAAACTGGAAGTCACAAAAGGTAATATCGCACAACTGCTAAAAAAGATGGAAGCACTTGGTTGGATTACGCGTGACCAACAGTGGAAAACGAAATATATTTCATTAACAGAGGCAGGCTGCTGTTTATATGCAGAAGTCGTTCCTCAACAAGAACAGTTCCAAGCATCTCAGTTTTGTGGACTGAATCGTGAGGAACAGGTGCAACTACTGAATCTACTCAAAAAAATTCAACGAACGATTGAAAACGAGGAGGAGTAA
- a CDS encoding pirin family protein codes for MISRGIRSVRDVVFQENSLTHKVGLVIEPGNWEEADPFLLMAEDFFVRGTFGMHPHRGIETVTYVIEGKLEHSDNKTGDGELLPGDVQWMTAGRGIIHTEDPAVGDTVRSLQLWVNLPSDKKMTEPRYQNMRAQDMPIREEEGATIRVFSGSSMGVTAATKNHVPVTMVELNVDAGATVMQDLPGSYNGFIYVLEGQGAFGKDNTIGKAGQVLWLERGLDTEQTELTIHATEQLRVVLYAGQPIGEKVVARGPFVMNSDEEIVQAYKDYHEGKFE; via the coding sequence ATGATTTCGAGAGGCATTAGAAGTGTAAGAGATGTTGTTTTCCAAGAAAATTCACTGACACATAAAGTGGGATTGGTTATTGAGCCGGGTAATTGGGAGGAAGCCGATCCATTTCTATTGATGGCGGAGGACTTTTTTGTACGCGGCACATTTGGTATGCACCCGCATCGTGGCATTGAAACGGTGACATATGTCATTGAAGGCAAGCTAGAGCATTCGGACAATAAAACCGGTGATGGGGAGCTGCTACCAGGTGATGTTCAGTGGATGACTGCGGGACGAGGAATCATTCATACAGAAGATCCGGCTGTCGGTGATACTGTTCGTTCCTTGCAACTATGGGTCAATCTTCCGAGTGATAAAAAAATGACGGAGCCACGCTATCAAAATATGCGCGCGCAAGATATGCCTATTCGCGAAGAAGAGGGTGCTACTATCCGTGTGTTTTCCGGCTCTTCGATGGGTGTAACGGCCGCTACGAAAAATCATGTGCCTGTGACGATGGTGGAGTTAAATGTTGATGCAGGTGCGACAGTTATGCAAGACCTACCAGGAAGTTATAATGGTTTTATATATGTCTTAGAAGGACAAGGGGCGTTTGGCAAAGACAATACAATAGGCAAAGCAGGGCAGGTTCTCTGGCTCGAACGTGGATTAGATACCGAACAGACTGAATTGACCATTCATGCGACAGAGCAGCTACGCGTCGTGTTATATGCGGGACAGCCGATTGGCGAAAAAGTTGTTGCACGTGGGCCATTCGTTATGAATTCAGATGAAGAGATTGTTCAAGCATATAAAGATTACCATGAAGGCAAATTCGAGTAA
- a CDS encoding nitroreductase family protein gives MDAFNQLVTERRSANNFLPNNPITPRELDEIFNVVKMAPSAFNLQHTNYLVVTDDDLKRKVQKAAFGQYKVGVASAVIIVTGDKAAYKNTEKVYEGLLMLGILNQQQYDQEVQDVISLYESRGEEFQRDEAIRNASLSSMLFMLAAKNAGWATCPMIGFNPDELKNLLEIPDEQEPVLMIVLGKEKVESRRPRGYRKPVGEFVKYY, from the coding sequence ATGGATGCATTTAATCAGCTAGTAACGGAAAGACGATCAGCAAATAACTTTTTGCCGAATAATCCAATCACACCAAGAGAGTTGGATGAAATTTTTAACGTCGTTAAAATGGCACCTTCAGCATTTAATTTGCAGCATACGAATTATTTAGTTGTCACAGACGATGACTTAAAGAGGAAAGTACAAAAAGCAGCGTTTGGGCAGTATAAAGTGGGTGTTGCTTCAGCGGTTATTATTGTGACGGGGGATAAGGCAGCTTATAAAAATACTGAAAAAGTATATGAGGGCTTGTTGATGTTAGGTATCCTCAACCAGCAACAATATGATCAAGAAGTTCAAGATGTTATCTCACTGTACGAAAGTAGAGGAGAGGAATTCCAACGCGACGAAGCTATTCGTAATGCGTCCTTGTCATCAATGTTATTTATGCTAGCAGCCAAAAATGCGGGATGGGCAACATGTCCGATGATTGGCTTTAATCCTGATGAACTCAAAAATCTATTGGAAATACCAGACGAACAGGAACCGGTATTAATGATTGTTCTTGGCAAAGAAAAAGTTGAAAGCAGACGACCAAGAGGCTATCGTAAACCTGTTGGGGAATTTGTGAAATACTATTAA
- the metC gene encoding cystathionine beta-lyase produces the protein MSSSKERLETTIIHASTRGDFEQKTGAVNVPIYLSSTFHQESFGKFGPYDYSRSGNPTRDALEKTIAALEGGARGLAFASGIAAISSAFMLLSSDDHIVITEDVYGGTFRFVTEVLTKFRIDHTFVDLGDLEAVKQAIQPNTKLVYIETPSNPRLGITDIEAVVNIAKAHDCLTFLDNTFMSPLYQRPLDLGVDIVLHSATKFLSGHSDIIAGLAVTKDEELGNRLAFIQNSFGAILGAQDSYALIQGIKTLGARFTQSTASAAKIATYLDEHALVEEVFYPGLASHPGHAIHAKQSTSAGAVLSFRLPNRETAQAFVENVKIPVFAVSLGGVESILSYPAQMSHAAMPKAEREKRGITDGLLRFSVGLEHVDDLIADFDQALQVVEKLVTAKTSS, from the coding sequence ATGAGTTCAAGTAAAGAACGCTTAGAAACAACAATTATCCACGCATCGACGCGTGGTGATTTCGAGCAAAAAACAGGTGCGGTCAACGTTCCGATTTACTTATCATCTACTTTCCATCAAGAAAGCTTTGGTAAGTTTGGGCCTTATGATTACAGCCGTTCGGGAAATCCAACAAGGGATGCTTTAGAAAAAACAATTGCAGCATTAGAAGGCGGTGCAAGGGGGTTGGCATTTGCTTCTGGCATTGCCGCTATTTCTTCCGCTTTCATGCTGTTATCTTCTGATGATCATATTGTCATCACTGAAGATGTTTACGGCGGAACATTTCGTTTTGTTACCGAGGTGTTAACGAAATTCCGGATTGACCATACCTTTGTAGACTTGGGCGATTTAGAAGCAGTCAAACAAGCAATCCAACCGAATACGAAATTGGTTTACATCGAAACACCGTCCAATCCACGTCTTGGTATTACGGATATTGAAGCAGTGGTCAATATTGCCAAAGCGCATGATTGCTTAACATTCCTTGATAATACATTCATGTCGCCGCTTTATCAGCGTCCACTCGATCTTGGTGTCGATATTGTTCTGCATAGTGCAACCAAGTTTTTATCAGGACATAGTGATATTATTGCGGGGCTAGCTGTGACAAAGGACGAAGAGCTTGGCAATCGTTTAGCATTCATCCAAAATTCTTTCGGCGCTATTTTAGGTGCACAGGATTCCTACGCACTTATTCAAGGCATCAAAACATTAGGTGCTCGCTTCACGCAGTCAACTGCCTCTGCGGCTAAAATTGCAACCTATTTGGATGAACATGCACTAGTTGAAGAAGTGTTTTACCCTGGTTTAGCAAGTCACCCAGGACATGCTATCCATGCTAAACAGTCAACAAGTGCAGGCGCGGTGCTGTCCTTCCGTTTGCCGAATAGAGAGACAGCCCAAGCATTTGTGGAAAACGTCAAAATCCCAGTTTTCGCGGTTAGCCTAGGCGGCGTTGAATCTATTCTTTCTTATCCAGCACAAATGTCCCACGCTGCGATGCCTAAAGCTGAACGGGAAAAACGTGGTATTACGGATGGTCTACTTCGCTTCTCGGTTGGACTCGAGCATGTCGATGACTTGATAGCTGATTTTGATCAAGCCCTGCAAGTTGTAGAGAAATTAGTCACGGCAAAAACTTCATCATAA
- a CDS encoding methionine biosynthesis PLP-dependent protein yields MTNSSFDTRLVQLGNNSDPKTGAVNPPIYLSTAYKHDGLGQSTGYDYSRTKNPTRSILEEGIANLEGGDAGYACSSGMAAIQLVLSLFRSGDELIGPEDIYGGTYRLLDYYADVYGITTSYTDFTDVKETEKLITGKTKALFIETPTNPLMQEIDIAQFAELAKKHDLLLIVDNTFYTPYLQRPIELGADIVLHSATKYIGGHNDVLAGLVVAKGEELCTKLGTNHNAIGAVLSPFDSWLIVRGLKTLHLRMKQHDANAKIIVDYLQNEPLVQDVLYPGKGGMLSFRLQESEWVDSFLQNLKLITFAESLGGVESFITYPTTQTHADIPLEERLRRGVDEKLLRFSVGVEDADDLIADLKQVFATLKSEVPQL; encoded by the coding sequence ATGACAAACAGCAGTTTTGATACGCGACTTGTACAATTAGGAAATAACAGTGACCCAAAAACGGGTGCCGTGAATCCACCGATTTATTTATCGACAGCCTACAAGCACGATGGACTCGGTCAATCGACTGGCTATGACTACTCTCGGACAAAAAATCCAACGCGTTCCATCTTAGAAGAAGGGATTGCTAACTTGGAAGGCGGAGATGCTGGCTATGCCTGTAGTTCGGGAATGGCTGCGATTCAATTAGTACTATCTCTGTTTCGTTCAGGCGATGAATTGATTGGACCAGAAGATATTTACGGTGGAACGTACCGTTTGCTCGACTATTATGCAGATGTCTATGGAATTACGACGTCGTACACAGACTTTACAGATGTCAAAGAGACCGAGAAATTGATTACAGGGAAGACAAAAGCTCTTTTTATCGAAACACCAACTAATCCGTTGATGCAGGAAATTGATATTGCTCAATTTGCAGAACTTGCTAAGAAGCATGATTTGTTGCTCATTGTCGATAACACATTTTACACACCATATCTCCAGAGACCTATTGAGCTCGGTGCCGATATCGTCCTACATAGTGCGACGAAATACATCGGGGGCCATAATGATGTGCTTGCCGGGTTGGTTGTGGCAAAAGGTGAAGAGCTTTGTACGAAACTTGGTACTAATCATAACGCGATTGGCGCTGTGCTCTCGCCTTTCGATTCGTGGTTAATCGTCCGTGGGTTAAAGACACTTCACTTGCGCATGAAACAGCATGATGCCAATGCGAAAATTATTGTAGATTACTTACAAAATGAGCCACTTGTTCAAGACGTGCTCTATCCAGGAAAAGGCGGTATGCTGTCATTCCGACTGCAAGAAAGTGAATGGGTCGATTCGTTCCTGCAAAACCTGAAACTAATTACATTTGCAGAAAGCCTTGGTGGCGTTGAGAGTTTCATTACCTACCCTACAACACAAACCCATGCAGATATCCCACTGGAAGAACGGCTACGCCGGGGTGTCGATGAAAAGCTTTTACGTTTTTCGGTTGGGGTAGAGGATGCAGATGACTTAATTGCCGATTTGAAGCAAGTTTTTGCGACATTAAAAAGTGAGGTGCCACAGCTATGA
- a CDS encoding ABC transporter permease, giving the protein MSYATLAITLIFVAIPLLLSKTLHLGLEKDTIIATIRSIVQLLAVGYVLKLVFDSENLIYILLMVALMIGAATHNARKKGKSIEGITWKIAVTLIAIEVLTQSILLGFRIVPPTAQYIISISGMMIGNSMVLSILFLNRFIAEVEAHRDETELILSLGGTPKQAIHRQLLQSIKASMIPTIESQKTIGLVQLPGMMSGQIIAGADPVQAVQFQLLIIFLLLTTAAVTSILLGFLSYPTLFNQRMQMLRGRN; this is encoded by the coding sequence ATGAGTTACGCAACTTTAGCCATCACACTTATTTTTGTTGCTATCCCTTTACTGCTCTCAAAAACACTTCACTTAGGGTTGGAAAAAGATACAATCATTGCGACGATTCGTTCCATCGTTCAATTGCTTGCAGTCGGCTATGTACTAAAACTCGTATTCGATTCCGAAAATCTGATTTATATACTACTAATGGTAGCGTTAATGATTGGTGCCGCGACACACAATGCGCGCAAAAAAGGGAAGTCAATTGAAGGTATTACATGGAAAATCGCCGTGACGTTAATCGCCATTGAAGTGTTGACCCAAAGTATTTTACTCGGCTTCCGGATTGTCCCGCCAACCGCACAATATATCATTTCCATCAGCGGCATGATGATTGGTAACTCGATGGTGCTGTCGATTCTCTTTCTCAACCGATTTATAGCAGAAGTGGAAGCACATCGCGACGAAACAGAGCTGATCCTGTCACTCGGCGGCACCCCAAAACAAGCGATTCATCGACAGCTTCTTCAGTCGATTAAAGCAAGTATGATTCCGACGATTGAAAGTCAGAAAACAATCGGCCTAGTTCAACTACCCGGTATGATGAGTGGACAAATTATTGCGGGGGCAGATCCTGTCCAGGCAGTCCAGTTCCAATTGCTCATTATCTTCCTATTACTGACGACCGCCGCCGTGACGAGTATCTTGCTTGGCTTTTTATCCTACCCAACATTATTTAATCAGCGTATGCAGATGTTGAGAGGAAGAAACTAA
- a CDS encoding ABC transporter ATP-binding protein: MSNSDKPAIHFHEVNYSIDDIHILKKITGSFPKGKITTLVGPSGAGKTTLLKLCNGLISPTSGDIFIHTKPISTYDPIKLRRQVGIALQSAPMIKGSVFHNLALPLELQGKKLAEQDAIRILDNVGLEKSFLYRKTDDLSGGQRQKVSIARTLVNQSEILLLDEITSALDRNSLYEIEQLIVNINHKYDTTIIWITHNLEQAISIGDFTWVMMDGEVIETGNSDLLKSSTNALVQQFVQGDRR; this comes from the coding sequence ATGTCAAATTCAGATAAACCTGCCATTCACTTTCATGAGGTCAATTATTCGATTGACGATATACATATTTTAAAGAAGATTACCGGTTCCTTTCCAAAAGGAAAAATAACAACGCTTGTTGGCCCTTCCGGCGCCGGGAAAACGACGCTGCTTAAACTGTGCAATGGTTTGATATCTCCCACTTCAGGAGATATTTTCATTCACACAAAACCCATTTCTACCTATGACCCGATCAAGCTACGCCGCCAAGTCGGAATCGCACTGCAAAGCGCCCCAATGATCAAAGGGAGCGTCTTTCACAATTTGGCATTGCCACTCGAACTTCAAGGCAAAAAATTAGCTGAACAGGATGCTATCCGAATTTTAGATAATGTCGGATTGGAGAAATCTTTTTTATATAGGAAGACGGATGATTTATCCGGAGGACAGCGTCAAAAAGTATCCATTGCCCGTACACTCGTCAACCAATCTGAAATCCTTTTATTAGATGAGATTACATCCGCACTGGACCGGAATTCATTGTATGAAATTGAGCAATTAATCGTCAATATCAACCATAAATACGATACAACGATTATCTGGATCACGCATAATCTAGAACAGGCCATCTCGATTGGGGATTTTACCTGGGTGATGATGGACGGCGAGGTCATCGAGACAGGCAATAGCGACTTATTGAAATCATCGACGAATGCATTAGTACAGCAATTTGTGCAGGGGGACCGTCGATGA
- a CDS encoding AI-2E family transporter: protein MDAITELFKKKGVKRVIIFALIIFILFSVRSMMNLILLTFIFSFLMNRLVEFTIGRVRLNRKLLVILLYTTIVGILTIGLVKYLPLISTEISQLIKQITSFSIATHNNPLLSFIESIISSEKITAYLENGFSFLLKSFTDISKTSVQVLIALILSLFFLLEKPSLIEFTNKFKNSKIAPFYYEIEFFGKKFSRTFGKVIEAQFIIALVNTVLSVIVLMILGFPQIIGLAIMIFFLGLIPVAGVIISLVPLTIIGFTIGGYLTVIYLMVAIMIIHAIEAYILNPKLMSSKTDLPVFYTFIVLIFSQNFFGVWGLIIGIPVFVFLLDILDVTDKEPINKKDKVDL from the coding sequence ATGGATGCGATAACAGAATTATTCAAAAAAAAAGGAGTCAAACGAGTCATTATTTTTGCTTTAATCATTTTCATTCTTTTCAGCGTAAGAAGTATGATGAATTTAATCTTATTAACTTTCATTTTTTCGTTTTTAATGAATCGACTTGTTGAATTTACAATCGGACGCGTCCGATTAAATCGTAAACTACTCGTCATACTGCTCTATACAACGATTGTTGGTATTCTGACAATCGGCCTTGTTAAATACTTACCTCTTATTTCAACGGAAATCAGCCAGCTTATTAAGCAAATTACAAGCTTTTCTATAGCAACACATAACAATCCGCTACTTAGTTTTATCGAATCTATAATCTCAAGCGAAAAAATAACTGCCTATTTAGAAAACGGATTTTCATTTTTACTGAAGTCCTTCACAGATATTAGTAAAACGAGTGTACAAGTATTAATTGCTTTGATTTTAAGCTTGTTTTTCCTTCTTGAAAAGCCAAGTTTAATTGAATTCACGAACAAGTTTAAAAATAGTAAAATTGCCCCGTTCTATTATGAAATTGAATTCTTCGGGAAAAAGTTTTCGCGTACATTTGGGAAAGTAATAGAAGCTCAGTTCATTATTGCACTCGTGAATACAGTTTTATCAGTCATTGTTTTGATGATACTTGGATTCCCACAAATTATCGGATTGGCCATTATGATTTTCTTCTTAGGGCTTATCCCTGTTGCAGGGGTCATTATTTCTCTGGTCCCTCTTACCATCATTGGTTTTACGATTGGCGGATACTTAACTGTCATTTACTTGATGGTGGCGATTATGATCATTCATGCGATTGAAGCGTATATTTTAAACCCGAAGCTGATGTCTTCGAAAACAGATTTACCTGTTTTTTATACATTCATCGTGCTCATTTTTTCGCAAAACTTCTTTGGCGTTTGGGGATTGATTATCGGGATTCCAGTGTTTGTGTTCCTGCTGGATATTCTCGACGTCACAGATAAGGAACCTATCAATAAAAAAGACAAGGTAGATTTATAA